Proteins encoded within one genomic window of Brassica rapa cultivar Chiifu-401-42 chromosome A09, CAAS_Brap_v3.01, whole genome shotgun sequence:
- the LOC103837391 gene encoding putative glycine-rich cell wall structural protein 1, producing the protein MIKGLLLVLFFLITVKTSVSRPLAWSKGNMSPGQNTQGESGSGRGPNWDYNWGWGSAPGSGWGYGSGSGRSPTGWGRGSGYGYGSGSGSGSGYGYGSGGGGARGGGYGYGSGNGRSGGGGGGSNGEVAALGHGGKYHP; encoded by the coding sequence atgatcaaagGGCTCTTGTtggttttgttctttttaatCACTGTCAAGACTTCTGTTTCTCGTCCATTAGCATGGTCAAAAGGTAACATGTCACCAGGCCAAAACACCCAAGGCGAAAGTGGGTCGGGCCGTGGGCCAAACTGGGATTACAATTGGGGTTGGGGTTCTGCTCCTGGATCCGGATGGGGTTACGGGTCGGGCTCAGGTAGATCTCCCACGGGTTGGGGAAGAGGATCCGGATATGGGTATGGGTCTGGATCTGGATCAGGTAGCGGATATGGGTACGGTTCCGGAGGTGGCGGAGCACGTGGTGGTGGGTATGGTTATGGAAGCGGAAATGGTCGGTctggaggaggtggtggtggctCTAATGGTGAAGTTGCCGCTTTGGGCCACGGTGGTAAATATCATCCGTGA
- the LOC103837392 gene encoding protein ORANGE, chloroplastic: protein MSCLGRILSVSHPPDPYGSRFSVSKLSSPGRNQRLRWRFTALDSDSSSLDSDSSDKFASGFCIIEGPETVQDFAKMQLQEIQDNIRSRRNKIFLHMEEVRRLRIQQRIRNTELGIIDEEQEHELPNFPSFIPFLPPLTAANLRVYYATCFSLIAGIILFGGLLAPTLELKLGIGGTSYKDFIQSLHLPMQLSQVDPIVASFSGGAVGVISALMVVEVNNVKQQEHKRCKYCLGTGYLACARCSSTGSLIISEPVSAIAGGNHSVSTSKTERCSNCSGAGKVMCPTCLCTGMAMASEHDPRIDPFL from the exons ATGTCTTGTTTGGGTAGGATCTTGTCTGTTTCCCACCCACCTGATCCGTACGGTTCGCGTTTTTCAGTTTCAAAGCTGTCTTCACCAGGGAGAAACCAAAGGCTGAGATGGCGTTTCACGGCCTTGGACTCTGACTCTTCCTCTCTCGATTCTGATTCCTCCGACAAATTCGCTTCCGG gTTTTGTATCATAGAAGGGCCTGAAACAGTACAGGACTTTGCTAAAATGCAATTACAGGAGATTCAAGATAACATTAGAAGCAGACGAAACAAGATCTTCTTGCACATGGAAGAG GTACGGAGGCTAAGAATACAACAACGTATTAGAAACACAGAGCTTGGCATCATAGACGAAGAGCAAGAACATGAACTACCTAACTTCCCCTCTTTTATCCCATTCTTACCTCCTTTG ACTGCTGCCAATTTGAGAGTCTATTACGCAACTTGCTTCTCACTCATTGCTGGGATCATCCTCTTCGGTGGCCTACTAGCTCCTACT CTAGAGCTGAAGCTAGGTATAGGAGGCACATCATATAAAGATTTCATTCAAAGCCTTCATCTACCTATGCAATTGAG TCAAGTAGACCCAATAGTAGCGTCCTTCTCTGGAGGAGCTGTTGGTGTGATCTCAGCGTTGATGGTTGTTGAAGTCAACAACGTGAAGCAGCAAGAGCACAAGAGATGCAAATACTGTCTAGGAACTG GGTATCTAGCATGTGCTCGTTGCTCTAGCACAGGTTCTCTTATTATATCTGAACCAGTCTCAGCTATTGCTGGAGGGAACCATTCTGTATCAACATCTAAAACCGAAAGATGTTCAAACTGTTCTGGTGCTGGAAAG gTGATGTGTCCGACATGTCTGTGCACAGGAATGGCTATGGCTAGCGAGCACGACCCTCGGATTGATCCTTTCCTTTGA
- the LOC103837393 gene encoding inositol polyphosphate multikinase beta, translated as MLKVPEHQVAGHIAKDGKLGPLVDNQGRFYKPLQGDARGENEAKFYESFSSNKNVPDHIRGYFPVYHGVQLVEASDGSGKLPHMVLEDVVSSYVKPSVMDVKIGSRTWYPDVSEEYFNKCIKKDRATTTVSLGFRVSGLKIFDCQESRFWRPDKRVVLAYKADGARTALRKFVSSNSLADDSVPDCAYASEVYGGSDGILVKLLEVKAWFETQTLYHFNSCSVLMVYENDSGGDERRAQVKLVDFAHVLDGNGVIDHNFFGGLCSFIKFIQDIL; from the coding sequence ATGCTCAAGGTCCCTGAACACCAAGTCGCTGGCCACATCGCCAAAGATGGGAAGCTAGGCCCCCTCGTAGACAACCAAGGACGATTCTACAAGCCGCTTCAAGGCGACGCACGCGGCGAAAACGAGGCTAAGTTCTACGAGTCCTTCTCCTCAAACAAGAACGTTCCTGACCACATCCGTGGTTACTTCCCTGTGTACCACGGCGTTCAGCTCGTTGAAGCCTCTGACGGATCAGGCAAGCTTCCACACATGGTTCTTGAAGACGTTGTTTCGAGCTACGTGAAGCCTTCTGTTATGGATGTTAAGATTGGGTCTAGGACTTGGTACCCTGACGTGTCTGAAGAGTATTTTAACAAATGTATCAAGAAAGATAGGGCCACCACTACGGTCTctttggggtttagggtttcgggTTTGAAGATTTTCGACTGCCAGGAGTCGAGGTTCTGGAGACCGGACAAGAGGGTTGTTCTTGCGTATAAAGCTGATGGTGCAAGAACGGCTCTAAGGAAGTTTGTGTCGTCGAACTCGCTCGCTGATGACTCGGTACCGGACTGTGCATATGCGTCAGAAGTTTACGGAGGTTCTGATGGGATCTTGGTGAAGTTGTTGGAGGTTAAGGCTTGGTTTGAGACGCAGACGCTTTACCATTTCAACTCTTGCTCGGTCTTGATGGTTTATGAGAATGATTCAGGGGGTGATGAGAGGAGGGCACAGGTGAAGCTGGTGGATTTTGCGCATGTTCTTGATGGAAACGGTGTTATTGATCATAACTTCTTTGGTGGACTCTGCTCTTTCATTAAGTTTATTCAAGATATACTTTAG
- the LOC103837394 gene encoding peter Pan-like protein isoform X1 — protein MGRFKNNKKGRVNVKPIAMKKNNQANVDHVTGDKIPKSFVFSRTKLPASVKQLQMDLRKLMLPYTALSLKEKKRNTLRDFLNVSGPMGVTHFLMLKKTASALSLRVARTPQGPTLTFKIHQYSLASDIAQSQLRPRCPPDLFKNPPLIVLSGFGTQELHLKLATIMFQNIFPAIDINTVKLSTCQRLVLLNYNKDTKLIDFRHYSIRLQPVGVSRRLRKFVEKHEVPDLRNLQDVSDFVTKAGYGSESEGDEEAATVTLSSDLGRVNRGSTKSAVKLQEIGPRMTMQLVKVEEGLCSGGIIFDESENGDEKIAKKKQNEDGEEEEGEEGSEEEEEGEEGSEEEMDEDLE, from the exons ATGGGTCGTTTCAAAAAC AATAAGAAGGGTAGGGTCAATGTGAAGCCAATTGCGATGAAGAAGAACAATCAAGCGAATGTTGATCACGTCACTGGTGACAAGATCCCAAAAAGCTTCGTCTTTTCGAGGACGAAGCTTCCCGCCTCTGTCAAACAGCTTCAGATGGATTTGAGGAAGCTCATGCTTCCCTACACTGCTCTCAGTTTAAAG gagaagaagaggaacacTTTAAGAGACTTTTTGAATGTATCTGGTCCAATGGGTGTTACTCATTTCCTTATGCTAAAGAAGACAGCGTCTGCGTTGTCTCTGAGAGTAGCGAGAACCCCTCAGGGTCCTACTCTCACGTTCAAGATTCATCAGTACTCGCTAGCTTCGGATATAGCTCAGTCTCAGCTTCGGCCTAGATGTCCTCCAGATCTTTTCAAGAATCCCCCTTTG ATTGTACTTTCTGGATTTGGTACTCAAGAGCTGCATCTGAAGCTAGCTACGATCATGTTTCAGAACATATTCCCAGCTATTGATATCAACACT GTCAAGCTCTCCACATGTCAGAGATTAGTACTTTTGAACTACAACAAAGACACAAAACTCATTGATTTTCGGCATTATTCCATAAGGCTTCAGCCTGTAGGAGTGTCTCGTAGGCTCAGAAAGTTTGTGGAAAAGCATGAGGTTCCTGATCTTAGGAATCTGCAGGATGTTAGTGATTTTGTCACCAA GGCTGGTTATGGATCAGAGAGCGAAGGAGATGAAGAAGCGGCGACAGTGACACTATCATCTGATTTAGGCAGAGTTAATAGGGGGTCCACAAAGAGTGCAGTGAAACTGCAAGAGATTGGACCGAGGATGACAATGCAGCTAGTTAAAGTGGAGGAAGGGTTGTGTTCAGGAGGAATCATATTTGATGAATCTG AAAATGGGGATGAAAAGATAGcgaagaagaagcaaaatgaagatggtgaagaagaagaaggtgaagagggtagtgaagaagaagaagaaggtgaagaggGTAGTGAAGAAGAGATGGATGAAGATCTTGAATAA
- the LOC103837394 gene encoding peter Pan-like protein isoform X2: MGRFKNNKKGRVNVKPIAMKKNNQANVDHVTGDKIPKSFVFSRTKLPASVKQLQMDLRKLMLPYTALSLKEKKRNTLRDFLNVSGPMGVTHFLMLKKTASALSLRVARTPQGPTLTFKIHQYSLASDIAQSQLRPRCPPDLFKNPPLIVLSGFGTQELHLKLATIMFQNIFPAIDINTVKLSTCQRLVLLNYNKDTKLIDFRHYSIRLQPVGVSRRLRKFVEKHEVPDLRNLQDVSDFVTKAGYGSESEGDEEAATVTLSSDLGRVNRGSTKSAVKLQEIGPRMTMQLVKVEEGLCSGGIIFDESENGDEKIAKKKQNEDGEEEEGEEGSEEEMDEDLE, encoded by the exons ATGGGTCGTTTCAAAAAC AATAAGAAGGGTAGGGTCAATGTGAAGCCAATTGCGATGAAGAAGAACAATCAAGCGAATGTTGATCACGTCACTGGTGACAAGATCCCAAAAAGCTTCGTCTTTTCGAGGACGAAGCTTCCCGCCTCTGTCAAACAGCTTCAGATGGATTTGAGGAAGCTCATGCTTCCCTACACTGCTCTCAGTTTAAAG gagaagaagaggaacacTTTAAGAGACTTTTTGAATGTATCTGGTCCAATGGGTGTTACTCATTTCCTTATGCTAAAGAAGACAGCGTCTGCGTTGTCTCTGAGAGTAGCGAGAACCCCTCAGGGTCCTACTCTCACGTTCAAGATTCATCAGTACTCGCTAGCTTCGGATATAGCTCAGTCTCAGCTTCGGCCTAGATGTCCTCCAGATCTTTTCAAGAATCCCCCTTTG ATTGTACTTTCTGGATTTGGTACTCAAGAGCTGCATCTGAAGCTAGCTACGATCATGTTTCAGAACATATTCCCAGCTATTGATATCAACACT GTCAAGCTCTCCACATGTCAGAGATTAGTACTTTTGAACTACAACAAAGACACAAAACTCATTGATTTTCGGCATTATTCCATAAGGCTTCAGCCTGTAGGAGTGTCTCGTAGGCTCAGAAAGTTTGTGGAAAAGCATGAGGTTCCTGATCTTAGGAATCTGCAGGATGTTAGTGATTTTGTCACCAA GGCTGGTTATGGATCAGAGAGCGAAGGAGATGAAGAAGCGGCGACAGTGACACTATCATCTGATTTAGGCAGAGTTAATAGGGGGTCCACAAAGAGTGCAGTGAAACTGCAAGAGATTGGACCGAGGATGACAATGCAGCTAGTTAAAGTGGAGGAAGGGTTGTGTTCAGGAGGAATCATATTTGATGAATCTG AAAATGGGGATGAAAAGATAGcgaagaagaagcaaaatgaagatggtgaagaagaagaag gtgaagaggGTAGTGAAGAAGAGATGGATGAAGATCTTGAATAA
- the CAX1 gene encoding calnexin homolog 1, whose product MMRDRQLFSAVLLVLAFVSLQKLCYCDDQTVLYESFDEAFDGRWIVSKNGDYEGVWKHEKSEGHDDYGLLVSEKARKYGIVKVLDEPLNLKDGTIVLQYEVRFQEGLECGGAYLKYLRPQEAGWTPEGFDSESPYSIMFGPDKCGATNKVHFILKHKNPKSGEYVEHHLKFPPSVPYDKLSHVYTAILKPDNEVRILVDGEEKKKANLLSGEDFEPALIPDKTIPDPEDKKPEDWDERAKIPDPNAVKPEDWDEEAPMEIEDDEAEKPEGWLDDEPEEVDDPEATKPEDWDDEEDGMWEAPKIDNPKCEAAPGCGEWKRPMKKNPAYKGKWSAPMIDNPAYKGIWKPRDIPNPDYFELDRPDYEPIAAIGIEIWTMQDGILFDNILIAKDEKVAESYRQTTWKPKFDVEKEKQKEEEKAAESADGLKSYQKVVFDLLNKVADISFLSAYKSKITELIEKAEEQPNLTIGVLVSIVIVFFSLFIKLIFGGKKASAAAASVEKKKPEVGESSKSGDESEKKEETAAAPRKRQPRRDN is encoded by the exons ATGATGAGAGACCGGCAGCTATTCTCCGCCGTTTTGCTTGTCTTAGCTTTCGTTTCTCTCCAGAAGCTTTGCTACTGCGACGATCAAACG GTGTTGTATGAATCGTTCGATGAGGCATTTGATGGCCGTTGGATCGTATCGAAGAATGGTGATTACGAAG gtGTGTGGAAGCATGAGAAGAGTGAAGGACATGATGACTATGGACTCCTCGTGAGCGAGAAGGCTCGTAAGTACGGTATAGTTAAAGTTCTCGACGAGCCACTAAACCTCAAGGACGGAACCATTGTTCTTCAGTACGAGGTTCGTTTCCAGGAGGGGCTTGAGTGTGGTGGTGCTTACTTGAAGTACCTCCGTCCACAGGAAGCTGGATGGACACCTGAGGGATTCGATAGTGAATCTCCTTACTCCATCATGTTTGGACCCGACAAGTGTGGAGCTACGAACAAAGTTCATTTCATTTTGAAGCACAAGAACCCCAAGAGCGGCGAGTACGTTGAGCACCATCTGAAGTTCCCTCCCTCTGTTCCTTATGACAAGCTTTCCCATGTCTACACCGCCATCTTGAAGCCAGACAACGAGGTTAGAATCTTGGTTGatggagaggagaagaagaaggctaACCTACTCTCTGGAGAGGACTTTGAGCCTGCTTTGATCCCTGACAAGACCATCCCTGACCCTGAAGACAAGAAGCCAGAAGACTGGGATGAGAGAGCCAAGATCCCTGACCCTAACGCCGTGAAGCCTGAGGACTGGGACGAGGAAGCACCCATGGAGATAGAAGACGACGAAGCCGAGAAACCCGAAGGATGGTTAGACGATGAGCCTGAGGAGGTGGACGACCCAGAGGCAACCAAACCTGAAGATTGGGATGATGAGGAAGATGGTATGTGGGAGGCACCAAAGATTGACAACCCCAAGTGTGAAGCAGCACCAGGATGCGGTGAATGGAAGAGACCGATGAAGAAAAACCCAGCTTACAAGGGCAAGTGGAGTGCACCTATGATTGATAACCCTGCTTACAAAGGAATCTGGAAGCCCAGAGACATCCCTAACCCTGACTACTTTGAGCTAGACAGACCTGACTACGAGCCCATTGCAGCTATCGGTATAGAGATCTGGACGATGCAAGACGGTATCTTGTTTGACAACATTTTGATAGCGAAAGACGAGAAGGTCGCTGAGAGTTACAGACAGACAACGTGGAAGCCTAAGTTCGATGTtgagaaagagaaacaaaaggagGAAGAGAAGGCTGCTGAATCTGCAGATGGTCTCAAGAGCTACCAG AAGGTTGTGTTCGATCTGTTGAACAAGGTTGCAGACATTTCCTTCCTAAGTGCCTACAAGTCCAAGATCACA GAATTGATTGAGAAAGCTGAGGAACAACCAAACTTAACCATTGGTGTCCTAGTCTCCATTGTTATAGTATTCTTCTCGCTCTTCATCAAGCTTATCTTCGGTGGCAAAAAG GCGTCGGCGGCGGCGGCGAgtgtggagaagaagaaaccaGAAGTAGGAGAGAGCTCAAAGAGTGGAGATGAGTCAGAGAAGAAGGAAGAAACCGCTGCTGCTCCCCGCAAAAGGCAACCGAGACGTGATAATTAG